The window CCGAATCAGAATGGTAGCTGTTCCTCGAATGGGGCTTCTTCTCGTCCCCTCAAATGGAAGCCTCGCAGTGTATCTGCTGTTAGGGATTTTCCGCGAGGGTGTGGATCTATTGTGCATCCAGTTAATACTGAGACAGCAGAAACACAGGTTGAATCTGTAACCCATGACATCACAAAATCTGCAGAAGATGGAAAGATGGAGTTGATTGTGGAGTGTCACAAGGAGAAAGGAGACAATCTAGTCATGTTGAAGGATGAAATCAGTAGCCCTGTTACTGGAGTGATTGAAGTGGATGATAATGGTGGTAGTATTAATGCTATCAAAGAATCCACACGGAAGTTGAAATTTCCTCAAAGAAGAGTTTCAGCAGTTCGTGAGTTCCCTCCTTATTGTGGCTTGAATGCAACTGAACCTACAAAAGAAGAACGCATAAGAATCAATGGAAAGAGAAGATTTGGAATCGAGGATAAGGGCAATAAAAGAAATGAAAGATTGACAGATTCTGTAGTGGTTGGTGGTGAAAATTCCAATGGCAATGTCAAAGATGATTCTCTCCATAAAACTCAATCAAAAGAAAGCAATGAGTCTCTAATGGAAAATCAAGATCCAAAGGGAGATAAAAGTGATAAAGCATCAATGGAGAAAATGATAGTGGTTGATGAGGAATCAAACATAAATGTTCAAAAAGGGAAAGCCCCGAAGCTTAAAGATGATTTAGACAACAAATCACAAATCGCATCTCAAATCATAAAGAAAGTATGCCAGGATCTTGTGGTGTACACATGTGACAACAATCTGAACAAAAGATCTGTAATTGATGTATCTGATGAAGATTCAGAAGAAAATCTTGGAGATGAGGGCTTTCGCAATTCTGAACCACAAGTAGTGATGCCAATCAGATCACTTGCACCAATTCAAGAAAACGTCAAGAAAGTCAAAGGTGAAAGTAAGAGAGTCAGCCGTAAGAAACACCTTAAAGATGACACCAATACTCCGGTATTTATAAGAGGGGACAGGAGAGTTGTTATAGGCCTAATGGCTCCATCAGTTGTGCCCTTCATAACACCCAAGAAGTCAAAATCAGAAAAAGTCAAAGTTGTTGAGGAGTCAAGTGCTTTTACCACCTCCATAACACCCATCAAGTCAGAATCGGAAAAAGTCGAAGTTGTTGAGGAGGCAAGTACTCATACCACTTCCATAACACCCAACAAGTCAAAATCGGAAAAAGTCAAAGTTGTTGAGGAGTCAAGTGCTCATACCACCTCCATAAAACCCAAAAAGTCTAAATTGGAAAAAGTCAAAGTCGTTGAGGAGTCCAGTACTTTTACCACCTCCATAACACCCAAGAAGTTAGAATTGGAAAAAGTCAAAGTTGTTGAGGAATCAAGTGCTCATACCACCTCCATAACACCCAAGAAGTCAAAATCGGAAAAAGTCAAAGTTGTTGAGGAGTCAAGTACTGATACAATGAAATCAGAATCAGAAAAAGTCAAAGTTGTTGAGGAGTCCAGTGCTCATACCACCTCCGTAACACCGaagaagtcaaaatcaaaaaaaGTCAAAGTTGTTGAGGAGTCAAGTGCTCATACCACCTCCACATCACCGaagaagtcaaaatcaaaaaaagtcaaagtttCCAAAGAGTCAACTACTTACACCGGTACACTTGATATTGTTGTGAGAACCGAAGAACCAATTGCTCAAGAAACCGAAGAGCAAGGAGACGAGTTTCCCAATTCCCATGAAGTTGAAGTTGCAGTCCCACCTTTTGGTCCTCGGAGTTCCAATTCCGCCCGGAATAGAATCAGGGAAACCCTTCGACGCTTCCAAGTTTTATGTCGCAAACTTCTACAAGGCGAAGAAGCAAAAATAAGTGAAGACGACGAATCAAAACACGTGTTGACCGGAAAACGAGTTGACCTCACAGCAAAATCAATCCTCGAAAAACAAGGCAAAATACCGGACCGAGGCAAAAAAACATACGGTTCCATTCCGGGGATAGAAGTCGGAGACGAATTCCAATACCGAGTTGAACTCGCCTTAGTTGGCCTCCATTGGCTTCTTCAAGGCGGCATAGATTACATCCGACACGGAAACACCAAAACCCCCGTGGCGGTTTCCGTTGTTGCTTCCGGTGGTTACGACAACGAACTCAACAAACCCGAATGCTTAATCTATTCCGGTTCCGGCGGAATCGGAAAAGACAAACAAATCTTAGACCAAAAGCTCGAAAGAGGCAACATCGCGTTGAAAAACAACATCAACCTCAAAATCCCCGTTCGTGTCATCCGAGGGTATAAAGGTAAATCCACCGAACCCTCATCAAAATCTCTAACAACCACTTACATATACGACGGTTTATACACCGTTGAAAAATACTGGCAAGAAAAGGGCCCACACGGGAACCTAGTATTCAAATTCGAATTAAAACGGATCCCGGGTCAACCCGAACTCGCGATCCGCGAAGTAAAATCCAAAAAATTCAAAACCCGCGAAGGCCTTTGTGTTGATGACATCACAAACGGAAAAGAAAAGATCCGCATTGCAGCCGTTAACACAATCAACGATGAAAAACCGCCGTCTTTCAACTACATTACGAAAATCATGTACCCGGATTGGTACCGCGACCGCCGCCCGGTGCCGCCCACGGGATGCGACTGTGTCGGGCGGTGCTCCGACAAACGGTGCAAATGTGCCACCAAGAACGGCGGTGAGATTCCGTATAATCACAACGGCGCGATCGTGGAAGCAAAACCGTTGGTTTACGAATGTGGGCCCGCGTGTAAGTGCCCGCCTAGCTGTTACAATAGGGTGACACAACACGGGATGAAAATCCAGTTGGAGATTTTTAAAACGGAAACTCGCGGGTGGGGGGTTAGGTCGTTGAATTCGATTTCTTCCGGAAGTTTTATTTGCGAGTATGTAGGGGAGCTTCTAGAAGATACGGAAGCGGAAAAACGAACGGGTAATGATGAGTATTTGTTTGATATCGGGCAGAATTATAGTGATATGGGTACGGGTGTGAGTATGGGTATGGGTGTGGATACGGGTACGGATGGGTTTACGATTGATGCAGCGAATTATGGGAATGTGGGTAGGTTTATAAATCATAGTTGTTCGCCGAATTTGTATGCGCAAAATGTGTTGTATGATCAAGAGGATAAAAGGATGCCACATATTATGCTTTTTGCTGCGGAGAATATTCCACCCTTGCAGGAGTTGACTTATCATTATAATTATGCGGTGGATACGGTTCATGATTCGGATGGGAATATAAAGGTTAAGAAGTGTTTTTGTGGGTCGTCTGAGTGTACGGGGAGGTTGTACTGAGGTGAAAGTGGTAGGTTTTTTTTTCTGTTATTTAGGTATTGTACTTTTGATGTGTGTTGCTACTGTATGGGCTTTTACTAGCTTTTGCAATGCTAGATCTTATTAGTATATATGTGATATGTACATGTtgtgtttgtgtatgtgtgtatgcatATATCAATGGATATGTAGCCTAGTAGTATCAGGTGTGTTGGAAATAGTCTAGTTGAGGGTATATGATGAAAAAATGTGTAGCTTTATGAGTATGAATAGCATGTTTACGTATGCATATGCACATCTACATACGATTACATATGTATGCATATGCATGGATAAACATACAATAATGTGTAGTTTTATCCAGTGTGATCATCATTCATTTTTGTAGGGATAAAGGTATATCAAAATCACTTgcataacaaaacaactttatCATGAAAAGAATTTCAAGAAACACATAGTTGAACTATCAAAAATATTTTGGACTTTTAAACTACCTTCCCTATTACAAATCCATATGAccaatatttaattttttttttaaaacaatgatGCTCTCAAAGTAGTTGTGCTTTCCTCAAATCCGAAAGCACTCCTCGATCTTCACTCCCCCTTTCATTATAAATAAcctacaaaaacaacaaaaagtaaataaaacaatttataatttatttttatgtaaaaaaatTCTAATACCTTATCAATGATTCCATATTCAACAGCCTCACTAGGACTAAAATATTTCGGACGCCTTATATCCTCTTCAATCTGCTCTGTTGTCTTCCCTATATGCTTTGCATACAGTTTCACCTTCAATCACACcatcaaaacacacacacatttaaaAAATAGACACATTTAGGCGTTGACTAATTGgacaaaagtcaaaccaaaatacCAATTCAGTCTTCACATTCTTTATTTCCTTTCTCATAATCTCAACATCAGTTGCTTGACCTTGAAATCTTGCAATTGGCTAACAAAACAATTAACTAACATCAATATTTTTTAACTTAATAGCAAGAATTTcaataaatgttaaattataaaaaaaaaaaaaaaaaaaaaaaacccacctGCTTTATCATAATGGTTGATGAGGGCAATGCTGACCGATTTCCCTTTGCTCCAGCAGCCAATAGTAATGCAGCTTCTCCCCATGCATTCCCAACACATAGTGTAAAAATAGGTGGCTTCACATATCTGCAAAAgggtatttaaaaaaattaatcttTATTGCACTTAAATGTTAATGATGTAATAAAGAACTACTGTAATGATATTTGTAAGTGTAATAACATAAATTTATAAAGACTTGGTACCTCATAACATCATATATTGCAAAAGCTTCTGTTTCATACCCCAACTTTTCACCACCCTGGAAAATGTAAAAGagaatcaaaagtgagattgtaTTAAACATTTATTCATTCTTAGTGTCTGTTTTGTAtgatggaatggaatcacgaaggAATGGAATGGATCATTACATTCCATTATCGTGTTTAATTGCAGTGTTGTTTGTTGTGTATAATTAGaatcaaatatataaataatcTTGGATAATAAAGTGAATAATAATACCTTGGTAGTTCCAGTAGAGTTTATGTAAAGGTATATGGGCTTTTTGTCATCCTCGTATTGAAGGTAGAGAAATTCTGCCAATATGAGTTCAGTTACAGAGGGGACTAGAGACATACCCAAATACACAATTCTGTTCTTGTATAAATAAGATGCTAAATCTGGAGGTGGTTGTTCCCAAGCACTTCCCCTTGAAAAAGGAATCACCTGTCAAGATACAAATCAAATGAAATATACTTATATACATAATCAAGATATCCCATATTTTATAACAAGAAGAAGCAACTGAATAGGCTATTCAAGTAATCTATTTGCAAATCCTTATTCACTATGCTCTAATACATCCAAGAATCAACAACACATGCAATGTTAGGTTAAAAAACTGCTTTTGATTTCATTGTTCTTTGAAAGATAGGAATAGAATGTACACGGCCTTCCAAACCCTAGGAATGTTAA of the Lactuca sativa cultivar Salinas chromosome 6, Lsat_Salinas_v11, whole genome shotgun sequence genome contains:
- the LOC111911399 gene encoding histone-lysine N-methyltransferase, H3 lysine-9 specific SUVH7 — its product is MVLKSQDLLSDATVIRTPNQNGSCSSNGASSRPLKWKPRSVSAVRDFPRGCGSIVHPVNTETAETQVESVTHDITKSAEDGKMELIVECHKEKGDNLVMLKDEISSPVTGVIEVDDNGGSINAIKESTRKLKFPQRRVSAVREFPPYCGLNATEPTKEERIRINGKRRFGIEDKGNKRNERLTDSVVVGGENSNGNVKDDSLHKTQSKESNESLMENQDPKGDKSDKASMEKMIVVDEESNINVQKGKAPKLKDDLDNKSQIASQIIKKVCQDLVVYTCDNNLNKRSVIDVSDEDSEENLGDEGFRNSEPQVVMPIRSLAPIQENVKKVKGESKRVSRKKHLKDDTNTPVFIRGDRRVVIGLMAPSVVPFITPKKSKSEKVKVVEESSAFTTSITPIKSESEKVEVVEEASTHTTSITPNKSKSEKVKVVEESSAHTTSIKPKKSKLEKVKVVEESSTFTTSITPKKLELEKVKVVEESSAHTTSITPKKSKSEKVKVVEESSTDTMKSESEKVKVVEESSAHTTSVTPKKSKSKKVKVVEESSAHTTSTSPKKSKSKKVKVSKESTTYTGTLDIVVRTEEPIAQETEEQGDEFPNSHEVEVAVPPFGPRSSNSARNRIRETLRRFQVLCRKLLQGEEAKISEDDESKHVLTGKRVDLTAKSILEKQGKIPDRGKKTYGSIPGIEVGDEFQYRVELALVGLHWLLQGGIDYIRHGNTKTPVAVSVVASGGYDNELNKPECLIYSGSGGIGKDKQILDQKLERGNIALKNNINLKIPVRVIRGYKGKSTEPSSKSLTTTYIYDGLYTVEKYWQEKGPHGNLVFKFELKRIPGQPELAIREVKSKKFKTREGLCVDDITNGKEKIRIAAVNTINDEKPPSFNYITKIMYPDWYRDRRPVPPTGCDCVGRCSDKRCKCATKNGGEIPYNHNGAIVEAKPLVYECGPACKCPPSCYNRVTQHGMKIQLEIFKTETRGWGVRSLNSISSGSFICEYVGELLEDTEAEKRTGNDEYLFDIGQNYSDMGTGVSMGMGVDTGTDGFTIDAANYGNVGRFINHSCSPNLYAQNVLYDQEDKRMPHIMLFAAENIPPLQELTYHYNYAVDTVHDSDGNIKVKKCFCGSSECTGRLY
- the LOC111911400 gene encoding ATP-dependent Clp protease proteolytic subunit-related protein 4, chloroplastic, with product MEVATMASHFFPSARIVSKTNSRSNRTVTASLSSSNSSIKASLSTNFTSPFVGSSISSDFSGHKIRPASLNPSSSSHGKRLGVTMVIPFSRGSAWEQPPPDLASYLYKNRIVYLGMSLVPSVTELILAEFLYLQYEDDKKPIYLYINSTGTTKGGEKLGYETEAFAIYDVMRYVKPPIFTLCVGNAWGEAALLLAAGAKGNRSALPSSTIMIKQPIARFQGQATDVEIMRKEIKNVKTELVKLYAKHIGKTTEQIEEDIRRPKYFSPSEAVEYGIIDKVIYNERGSEDRGVLSDLRKAQLL